A stretch of Saccharothrix texasensis DNA encodes these proteins:
- a CDS encoding phosphatase PAP2 family protein — protein sequence MTTTRDARQVVVVERFVVRSAVSLVAASAAGVAFAVVMAVVWTGWAPVREVDQAISEGLTRWVGGSGGLGAVLGGITRLGDTATLTGVTALAVAWLLLRRRPRVAAHVVVTTVGGGLLGVVVKELVGRLRPLVEVEVATAPGWSFPSGHTLGATVTYGVLLLVFASARRARRRLTSLVVVVVVLVGCTRVALGVHYATDVLGGWLLGLVWLALTTEVFRQWRRDEGLPEAPLSGGLAPEAADDLRPLAGRPVHVPSDLRLVAARLLVVWVLLLGALFALGSWLTAAGPDVPTAWDRGVVEWIAERRVPGWDAAMGKVEAFSGTWPVMGAAVVVCVLALARTRSWRPVLLVVLGMLGEVTLFLLTTAIIERARPAAKLPEHLPPTSSFPSGHVAASLVLGASVAVLVVRGTTRWWRWVVAATALAVPVVVAAQRLYTGVHYPTDLLGSLLLALPWVTAVTLATISAAPPAAGPGPRPWSRPH from the coding sequence GTGACTACGACACGGGATGCGCGGCAGGTGGTCGTCGTCGAGCGGTTCGTGGTGCGGAGCGCGGTGTCGTTGGTGGCCGCTTCCGCCGCCGGTGTCGCGTTCGCGGTGGTCATGGCCGTCGTGTGGACGGGGTGGGCGCCCGTGCGCGAGGTCGACCAGGCGATCTCGGAAGGGCTCACGCGCTGGGTCGGCGGGTCCGGTGGGCTCGGCGCGGTGCTGGGCGGGATCACGCGGCTCGGTGACACGGCGACGCTCACCGGTGTGACGGCGCTGGCGGTGGCGTGGCTGCTGCTGCGCCGGCGGCCCCGGGTGGCGGCGCACGTGGTCGTCACGACGGTCGGCGGCGGGTTGCTCGGCGTGGTGGTGAAGGAGCTGGTCGGGCGGCTGCGGCCGCTGGTGGAGGTCGAGGTGGCCACCGCGCCGGGCTGGAGCTTCCCCAGCGGTCACACGTTGGGCGCCACCGTCACCTACGGCGTGCTGTTGCTGGTGTTCGCGTCCGCGCGGCGGGCACGTCGCCGGTTGACCTCGCTGGTCGTCGTGGTCGTGGTGCTGGTCGGCTGCACGAGGGTGGCGCTCGGCGTGCACTACGCCACCGACGTCCTCGGCGGCTGGCTGCTCGGCCTGGTGTGGTTGGCCCTGACCACCGAGGTGTTCCGCCAGTGGCGGCGCGACGAGGGCCTGCCGGAGGCGCCGCTGTCCGGTGGCCTGGCGCCCGAGGCGGCGGACGACCTGCGGCCGTTGGCCGGACGCCCGGTCCACGTGCCGTCCGACCTCCGGCTCGTGGCGGCCCGGCTGCTGGTGGTCTGGGTGCTGCTGCTGGGCGCGTTGTTCGCCCTCGGCTCGTGGCTCACCGCCGCCGGCCCGGACGTGCCGACCGCGTGGGACCGGGGCGTCGTCGAGTGGATCGCCGAGCGCCGCGTCCCCGGCTGGGACGCGGCGATGGGCAAGGTCGAGGCCTTCAGCGGCACGTGGCCGGTGATGGGCGCGGCGGTGGTCGTCTGCGTGCTGGCGCTGGCCAGGACGCGCTCCTGGCGGCCCGTGCTGCTGGTCGTCCTGGGGATGCTGGGCGAGGTCACGCTGTTCCTGCTCACCACCGCGATCATCGAACGCGCGCGCCCGGCGGCCAAGCTCCCCGAGCACCTGCCGCCCACGTCGAGCTTCCCGTCCGGTCACGTCGCCGCGTCGTTGGTGCTCGGCGCGTCGGTGGCCGTCCTGGTCGTGCGCGGCACGACCAGGTGGTGGCGGTGGGTGGTGGCGGCGACCGCCCTGGCGGTGCCCGTGGTGGTCGCCGCGCAACGCCTCTACACCGGCGTCCACTACCCCACCGACCTGCTCGGGAGCCTCCTGCTGGCCCTGCCGTGGGTCACCGCGGTGACCCTGGCGACGATCAGCGCGGCTCCGCCGGCAGCAGGTCCGGGTCCGCGGCCGTGGAGCAGGCCGCACTGA
- a CDS encoding glycoside hydrolase family 6 protein: MPLKSSPGLTGRRRARRGIAAAAALAFAAATALGAGPAAADVTAAARVDNPYAGASVYVNPDWSAKARADGGSAIANQPTFIWMDRIAAINGVNGTRGLRSHLDNALSQAAGRTMVVQFVIYNLPGRDCAALASNGELGPDDLPRYKTEYIDPIAAIMRESKYANLRIVTIIEIDSLPNLVTNVGGRPTATAACDRMLQNGNYVNGVGYALAKLGAIGNVYNYIDAAHHGWIGWDDNFGASATLFAQAARASGSTVDNVTGFIANTANYGVLKEDHFTINDTVNGTSVRQSKWVDWNRYVDELSFAQAFRTQLISAGFPSNIGMLIDTSRNGWGGSQRPTAKGPTTSVDAYVDGGRYDRRIHLGNWCNQSGAGIGERPKASPASGIDAYVWAKPPGESDGASREIPNDEGKGFDRMCDPTYTGNPRNGNNLSGALANAPLSGHWFSAQFRQLIANAYPRL, translated from the coding sequence ATGCCACTGAAGTCATCACCAGGCCTGACCGGCAGGCGGCGGGCGCGTCGCGGGATCGCGGCGGCCGCGGCACTCGCGTTCGCCGCGGCCACGGCGCTCGGGGCGGGCCCGGCCGCCGCGGACGTGACAGCCGCGGCGCGCGTGGACAACCCGTACGCGGGCGCGTCGGTGTACGTGAACCCGGACTGGTCCGCGAAGGCGCGGGCCGACGGCGGGTCGGCCATCGCCAACCAGCCGACGTTCATCTGGATGGACCGGATCGCCGCCATCAACGGCGTGAACGGGACGCGGGGCCTGCGCTCGCACCTGGACAACGCCCTGAGCCAGGCGGCCGGCCGCACCATGGTCGTCCAGTTCGTCATCTACAACCTGCCCGGCCGCGACTGCGCCGCGCTCGCCTCCAACGGCGAGCTGGGCCCGGACGACCTGCCGCGCTACAAGACCGAGTACATCGACCCGATCGCCGCGATCATGCGCGAGTCGAAGTACGCGAACCTGCGCATCGTGACGATCATCGAGATCGACTCGCTGCCCAACCTCGTGACGAACGTCGGCGGCCGCCCGACCGCCACCGCGGCGTGCGACCGGATGCTGCAGAACGGCAACTACGTCAACGGCGTCGGGTACGCGCTGGCGAAGCTCGGCGCGATCGGCAACGTGTACAACTACATCGACGCCGCCCACCACGGCTGGATCGGCTGGGACGACAACTTCGGCGCTTCCGCGACGCTGTTCGCCCAAGCCGCCCGCGCCTCGGGCAGCACGGTCGACAACGTCACCGGGTTCATCGCGAACACGGCGAACTACGGCGTGCTGAAAGAAGACCACTTCACCATCAACGACACCGTTAACGGCACGTCCGTGCGCCAGTCGAAGTGGGTTGACTGGAACCGCTACGTGGATGAGCTGTCGTTCGCCCAGGCGTTCCGCACACAATTGATCAGCGCCGGATTCCCGTCGAACATCGGCATGCTGATCGACACTTCGCGTAACGGCTGGGGCGGTTCCCAGCGCCCGACCGCGAAAGGGCCGACGACGAGCGTGGACGCTTACGTCGACGGTGGCCGGTACGACCGCCGCATCCACCTCGGCAACTGGTGCAACCAGTCCGGGGCCGGCATCGGCGAGCGGCCGAAGGCGAGCCCGGCCTCGGGCATCGACGCCTACGTGTGGGCCAAGCCGCCGGGCGAGTCCGACGGCGCGAGCCGGGAGATCCCGAACGACGAGGGCAAGGGCTTCGACCGGATGTGCGACCCCACGTACACGGGCAACCCGCGCAACGGCAACAACCTGTCCGGCGCGCTGGCCAACGCCCCGCTGTCCGGCCACTGGTTCTCCGCCCAGTTCCGCCAGCTGATCGCGAACGCCTACCCGCGGCTCTGA
- a CDS encoding glycoside hydrolase domain-containing protein, whose product MADPKVLEAQRWVNSTYGSVPGYARCAENGVTGWDVMFSLTRALQHELGIATLSDSFGPTTLGRLAERGDVGPGYPNANIVRIAKHGLFCKGYWAGDTSTGVYDTDVYDAVRELKSDIGFAADGHLPPKVFKAILNMDAYVLLSGGRVEVRDIQRWLNATYITKSTFFVIPCDGHYTRDVQVALMRAIQYQIGIPEDQATGNFGPGTQNGLRANTVRPGSPAAWVRLFSAACVFNGGVGGAFAAFTSSWDAALGDFVGLFQEFSVLARTGIGDYATWAQLLVSTGDPDRPAGASDTRFHISVSRARALKAAGYEVVGRYLDEDPWSTLDKELQPGELDAIFTGGMRVFPISQYAADSVEDFTWSNGYDHALRAHDRAVGYGFNRGTVIYFAVDYDATGEQIASHVIPYFQGIQAGLGTRGKRYVAGVYGSRNVCAQVSDQAFARYSFVSGMSWGFSGNLGFPLPANWSFNQIKEFDFDAGGDVFALDRDVRRGNDRGVGPENVGGGDSPVDAYLRYVDGLYATAVAYGGDPNQRVVEYLRYPAYNGLWSGWETLIGNVDQAWIDHAQAHAPARVESYVDPSLGITVNVDHFGATANAVYLKGNNGRGDFGGWSGDLATFYGEWRSHGEEYASGYAFCADRLAKITVLSSFPLNDLVEDVDGYLIGSAVRAGARIDQAIRAHLTDGHRTRFRQFYLGRYGGTVTGVRDAAWNALGGSTADSQLAALTEAAIRRTGGVCLLPAQLPSAKLEPFLQGYAETIERLSRS is encoded by the coding sequence ATGGCTGACCCGAAGGTGCTCGAAGCCCAGCGCTGGGTGAACTCGACCTACGGTTCGGTGCCGGGCTACGCGCGCTGCGCGGAGAACGGGGTGACCGGGTGGGACGTGATGTTCTCGCTGACCCGCGCGTTGCAGCACGAACTGGGCATCGCCACCCTCTCCGACTCGTTCGGCCCGACCACGTTGGGCAGGCTCGCCGAGCGGGGCGACGTCGGCCCCGGCTACCCCAATGCGAACATCGTGCGGATCGCGAAGCACGGTCTGTTCTGCAAGGGCTACTGGGCGGGCGACACGTCGACCGGCGTCTACGACACCGACGTGTACGACGCGGTGCGCGAACTCAAGAGCGACATCGGGTTCGCCGCCGACGGCCACCTCCCGCCGAAGGTCTTCAAAGCGATCCTCAACATGGACGCCTACGTGCTGCTGTCGGGCGGCCGGGTCGAGGTGCGGGACATCCAGCGCTGGCTCAACGCCACCTACATCACCAAGTCGACGTTCTTCGTCATCCCGTGCGACGGCCACTACACGCGGGACGTGCAGGTCGCGCTGATGCGGGCCATCCAGTACCAGATCGGCATCCCGGAGGACCAGGCCACCGGCAACTTCGGGCCCGGCACCCAGAACGGCCTGCGCGCCAACACCGTGCGGCCCGGCTCCCCGGCGGCCTGGGTGCGGCTGTTCAGCGCCGCCTGCGTGTTCAACGGCGGCGTCGGCGGTGCGTTCGCCGCGTTCACCTCCAGCTGGGACGCGGCGCTGGGCGACTTCGTCGGCCTGTTCCAGGAGTTCTCCGTCCTCGCCCGCACCGGCATCGGCGACTACGCCACCTGGGCGCAGCTGCTGGTGTCGACCGGCGACCCGGACCGGCCGGCGGGCGCGAGCGACACCCGGTTCCACATCAGCGTCTCTCGCGCGCGGGCGTTGAAGGCGGCGGGGTACGAGGTGGTCGGCCGCTACCTCGACGAAGACCCGTGGAGCACCCTCGACAAGGAGCTCCAGCCCGGCGAGCTGGACGCCATCTTCACCGGCGGCATGCGGGTGTTCCCCATCTCTCAGTACGCCGCCGACTCGGTCGAGGACTTCACCTGGTCCAACGGCTACGACCACGCGCTGCGGGCACACGACCGGGCTGTCGGCTACGGCTTCAACCGGGGCACGGTGATCTACTTCGCGGTCGACTACGACGCCACCGGCGAGCAGATCGCGAGCCACGTCATCCCCTACTTCCAAGGCATCCAGGCCGGTCTCGGCACCCGCGGCAAGCGGTACGTCGCGGGTGTCTACGGCTCCCGCAACGTGTGCGCGCAGGTCAGCGACCAGGCGTTCGCGCGGTACTCGTTCGTGTCCGGCATGTCGTGGGGCTTCTCCGGCAACCTGGGCTTCCCGCTGCCCGCGAACTGGTCGTTCAACCAGATCAAGGAGTTCGACTTCGACGCGGGCGGCGACGTCTTCGCGCTCGACCGCGACGTCCGCCGGGGCAACGACCGGGGCGTCGGCCCGGAGAACGTCGGCGGCGGCGACTCGCCCGTCGACGCCTACCTGCGGTACGTCGACGGCCTCTACGCGACGGCGGTGGCCTACGGCGGCGACCCGAACCAGCGGGTCGTGGAGTACCTGCGGTACCCGGCGTACAACGGTCTCTGGTCCGGCTGGGAGACCTTGATCGGCAACGTCGACCAGGCGTGGATCGACCACGCGCAGGCCCACGCCCCGGCCAGGGTCGAGTCCTATGTGGACCCTTCGCTCGGCATCACCGTCAACGTCGACCACTTCGGCGCCACCGCCAACGCGGTCTACCTCAAGGGCAACAACGGGCGGGGCGACTTCGGCGGCTGGTCGGGCGACCTGGCCACGTTCTACGGCGAGTGGCGGTCGCACGGCGAGGAGTACGCCTCGGGGTACGCGTTCTGCGCCGACCGCCTGGCCAAGATCACCGTGCTGTCGTCGTTCCCGCTCAACGACCTCGTGGAGGACGTCGACGGCTACCTGATCGGCAGCGCGGTGCGCGCCGGCGCCCGGATCGACCAGGCGATCCGGGCCCACCTCACCGACGGGCACCGGACCAGGTTCCGGCAGTTCTACCTCGGCCGCTACGGGGGCACGGTGACCGGCGTCCGGGACGCCGCCTGGAACGCGCTGGGCGGCAGCACCGCGGACTCGCAGCTCGCCGCGCTCACCGAGGCCGCGATCCGCAGGACCGGCGGGGTCTGCCTGCTGCCCGCGCAGCTGCCCTCGGCGAAGCTCGAACCCTTCCTGCAAGGCTACGCGGAGACGATCGAGAGGTTGTCGCGCAGCTGA
- a CDS encoding SGNH/GDSL hydrolase family protein — translation MTGRLRFRVLGDSLAAGVGCDRPEETLGERLAAVLRSAGHPVELGVHAVSGARSAGLDAQVRAAVRTGVDVALVVIGANDLTSFTPPAVGAGLLHDAVLALRRAGGQVVVATAPDLGVVSHVPPAYRAFVSQASGLYARAQADAVLRAGGVVAAAEPALSGRFATDPTLFSADRFHPSPAGYALIADALAPSVLAAAGRGAA, via the coding sequence ATGACTGGACGACTCCGGTTCCGCGTCCTGGGTGACTCGCTCGCCGCCGGCGTGGGGTGCGACCGACCCGAGGAGACGTTGGGCGAGCGGTTGGCGGCGGTGCTCCGCTCGGCGGGGCACCCCGTCGAGCTGGGCGTGCACGCGGTGTCCGGCGCGCGGTCCGCCGGCCTGGACGCGCAGGTGCGCGCGGCCGTGCGGACCGGTGTCGACGTCGCGCTGGTCGTGATCGGGGCGAACGACCTGACGTCGTTCACGCCGCCGGCGGTCGGCGCGGGCCTGCTGCACGACGCCGTGCTCGCCCTGCGCCGCGCGGGCGGGCAGGTGGTGGTGGCGACGGCGCCCGACCTCGGCGTCGTCTCGCACGTGCCGCCCGCGTACCGGGCTTTCGTGTCACAGGCCAGCGGTCTCTACGCACGCGCGCAGGCCGACGCGGTGCTCCGCGCGGGCGGCGTGGTGGCGGCGGCCGAGCCGGCGCTGTCCGGCCGCTTCGCCACCGACCCGACCCTCTTCTCCGCCGACCGCTTCCACCCCTCGCCCGCCGGGTACGCGCTCATCGCCGACGCCCTCGCGCCGTCCGTGCTGGCGGCGGCCGGCCGTGGCGCGGCCTAG
- a CDS encoding bacteriophage spanin2 family protein, producing MRVTTRLAAAVTTIAAVTALTACGTLQDASQAAGAVADTASTVQLCTEALAQATTAFDTDSPERAVEQAHSAADNLSALAADAADTTINEAVTAMAATLRAVTLEDLVLQPAAWLEDKATKVANLTAACT from the coding sequence ATGCGCGTCACCACCCGTCTAGCCGCCGCTGTCACCACCATCGCCGCCGTCACCGCGTTGACCGCCTGCGGCACGCTCCAGGACGCCTCGCAGGCCGCCGGCGCCGTCGCCGACACCGCGTCCACGGTGCAGCTGTGCACGGAGGCGTTGGCGCAGGCCACTACCGCTTTCGACACCGACAGCCCGGAGCGGGCCGTCGAGCAGGCGCACTCCGCCGCGGACAACCTGAGCGCGTTGGCCGCGGACGCCGCCGACACGACGATCAACGAAGCCGTCACCGCCATGGCCGCCACGCTGCGCGCGGTGACGCTGGAAGACCTGGTCCTGCAACCGGCGGCGTGGTTGGAGGACAAGGCGACCAAGGTCGCGAACCTCACCGCCGCGTGCACCTGA
- a CDS encoding PPOX class F420-dependent oxidoreductase: MSVIPDSHRDLLERPLYTHLATVRPDGTPQVNPMWFTWDGEHVRFTSTTRRQKHRNVALHPEIALSVNDPEQPTRYLEVRGVVERVEDDSEGRFFLEVAARYGFRFDGPPADARHRVVYVVKPKSVSTQ; the protein is encoded by the coding sequence ATGAGCGTCATCCCGGACAGCCACCGAGACCTCCTGGAACGGCCGCTGTACACCCACCTGGCCACGGTCCGGCCGGACGGGACGCCGCAGGTCAACCCGATGTGGTTCACCTGGGACGGCGAGCACGTGCGCTTCACGAGCACGACGCGCCGCCAGAAGCACCGGAACGTGGCGCTGCACCCGGAGATCGCGTTGTCCGTCAACGACCCGGAGCAGCCGACCAGGTACCTGGAGGTGCGGGGCGTGGTCGAGCGGGTCGAGGACGACTCGGAGGGCCGGTTCTTCCTCGAGGTGGCCGCGCGCTACGGGTTCCGGTTCGACGGCCCGCCGGCGGACGCCCGGCACCGCGTCGTCTACGTCGTGAAGCCGAAGTCGGTGAGCACCCAGTAG
- a CDS encoding alpha/beta fold hydrolase — protein MIARVAHRHVDVDGVRVFCRESLPDRPDAPVLLLLHGFPSASHQFRRLVDALGSRYRLVAPDYPGFGHTEVPDGFTYSFDRLADVVEGFVDRLGLTRFALYLFDFGAPVGFRWALRHPDRVAGLVVQNGNAYAEGLSDAARDFIAVTPDREQTVLDLFTLEATRGQYEGGTADPALLAPEGWLLDQLFLDRPGRREAQLALAYDYHRNVEAYPDWQAWLREHRPPTLIAWGVHDPFFTEAGARAYLRDVPDAALHLLDAGHFALEDQLPVIAPLVADFLDRTAA, from the coding sequence ATGATCGCTCGGGTCGCCCACCGCCACGTCGACGTGGACGGGGTCCGGGTCTTCTGCCGGGAGTCGCTGCCGGACCGCCCCGACGCGCCGGTCCTCCTGCTGCTGCACGGTTTCCCGTCCGCCTCGCACCAGTTCCGCCGACTGGTCGACGCCCTCGGCTCGCGCTACCGGCTCGTCGCGCCCGACTACCCCGGCTTCGGCCACACCGAGGTCCCCGACGGGTTCACCTACTCGTTCGACCGCCTCGCCGACGTCGTCGAGGGCTTCGTCGACCGCCTGGGGTTGACCCGCTTCGCGCTGTACCTGTTCGACTTCGGCGCGCCGGTGGGCTTCCGGTGGGCGCTGCGCCACCCGGACCGGGTCGCCGGGCTGGTCGTGCAGAACGGCAACGCCTACGCCGAGGGCCTGTCGGACGCGGCACGGGACTTCATCGCCGTCACGCCCGACCGCGAGCAGACCGTCCTGGACCTGTTCACGCTGGAGGCGACCCGCGGCCAGTACGAGGGCGGCACGGCCGATCCCGCCCTGCTCGCGCCGGAGGGGTGGCTGCTCGACCAGCTGTTCCTGGACCGGCCCGGCCGCCGCGAGGCGCAGCTCGCGCTGGCCTACGACTACCACCGCAACGTCGAGGCCTACCCCGACTGGCAGGCGTGGCTGCGGGAGCACCGCCCGCCGACGTTGATCGCGTGGGGCGTGCACGACCCGTTCTTCACCGAGGCGGGTGCGCGGGCGTACCTGCGCGACGTGCCGGACGCCGCGCTCCACCTGCTCGACGCGGGCCACTTCGCCCTGGAGGACCAGCTCCCGGTGATCGCGCCGCTGGTCGCCGACTTCCTCGACCGCACGGCGGCCTGA
- a CDS encoding CGNR zinc finger domain-containing protein, with product MSDTGPLTGEHLALDLVNTRPSTEDGRVDLLDTPARLATWLTLEPALAAEVGDAVPTAADLAPVHAVREHVDAVVHALLRGTRPPKAALRGLTEAARAAPAVRELGWDGVAVTAARRRAGRLGVRLAARLAEAAADLLTDDAVGRLKQCEAEDCVLVFLPAHPRRRWCSPTRCGNRARVARYYRRHKNPTP from the coding sequence ATGAGTGACACCGGCCCGCTCACCGGCGAGCACCTCGCGTTGGACCTGGTCAACACCCGGCCTTCGACCGAGGACGGCCGCGTCGACCTGCTGGACACCCCGGCGCGGCTGGCCACCTGGCTGACCCTCGAACCGGCGCTCGCGGCGGAGGTGGGCGACGCCGTCCCGACGGCGGCCGACCTCGCCCCCGTGCACGCGGTGCGCGAGCACGTCGACGCGGTCGTCCACGCGCTGCTGCGCGGGACCCGGCCGCCGAAGGCCGCCCTGCGCGGCCTGACCGAGGCGGCACGCGCGGCGCCGGCCGTGCGCGAACTGGGCTGGGACGGCGTCGCCGTCACCGCGGCGCGCCGACGCGCCGGCCGGCTCGGCGTCCGCCTGGCCGCCCGCCTGGCCGAAGCCGCCGCGGACCTGCTCACCGACGACGCGGTCGGGCGCCTCAAGCAGTGCGAGGCCGAGGACTGCGTGCTGGTCTTCCTGCCGGCGCACCCCCGCCGGCGCTGGTGCTCGCCGACGCGCTGCGGCAACCGCGCCCGGGTCGCCCGCTACTACCGGCGCCACAAGAACCCGACGCCGTGA